Below is a genomic region from Deltaproteobacteria bacterium.
TCATTGGCGGCATCGGCGCTGTGCGTGTCGCAATGACGTCTATGCCGGAAATGGTCGCTTTGTTTAACGGCTTTGGAGGCGGTGCATCCGCCTTGGTTGCGGCAGCTGTTGTCTGGGATACTCTGGTTGAGAAGTCGGGAAGTATCGACCCTATTAACGCGGTTATTATCTGTCTCTCGGTTCTCATTGGCGCGCTTACCACAACGGGTAGTATCGTCGCATTCTTGAAACTTCAGGGTAAATTGAAAAAGGGTGCGCCCATTCTCTTGCCTGGGCGTCATGTGATTAACCTTGCGCTCGTGGTGGGTGTCGTTGGTGTAACAGCTTGGTTTGCTTTTAGTGCGAACACTCCGGAAACATTTACGCAGAGTATTCTTGCTCTCACCGCTATCTCACTTGTGTTGGGGTGGCTCTTGGTCATTCCAATTGGCGGCGCAGATATGCCGGTTGTCGTCTCGCTCTTGAACTCGTACTCGGGTATCGCGGCGTGTGCAGCGGGTTTTGTCATTGGAAACAATGTTCTGATTATCGCAGGCTCGATGGTCGGCGCAGCGGGTCTCATCCTTACGCAGATTATGTGTGTGGCGATGAATCGTTCGCTTGTGAATGTTTTGGTTGGAGGCTTTGGCGCAACGGATTCAGCCGGTAGCTCTGAGGATGCTCGTAACTACGAGAGTGTTACTTCTTGCGGACCAGAAGAAGCCGCGATGGTTTTGGATACAGCTGAGAGCGTGATTGTTGTTCCTGGTTATGGCCTGGCTGTTGCTCAAGCTCAGCACGCGGTGCGTGAGTTAGCAACAGCACTGGAAAGCCGCGGAACGAAGGTTACCTATGCGATTCACCCAGTAGCGGGTCGTATGCCCGGCCATATGAACGTTCTCTTGGCTGAAGCGGATGTTCCTTACGAGCAGCTTGTGGAAATGGATAATATCAATCCGGAATTCAAGACGACGGATGCCGTTATTGTGATTGGGGCAAACGATGTTGTGAACCCTGCCGCCAGTACGGATAAAGACAGTCCTATTTACGGAATGCCTATCTTGCAGGCTCATGAGGCTCGGACAGTTTTTGTGATTAAGCGTTCATTAAGCCCAGGTTATGCGGGCATTAAGAATGGTCTCTTTGAACTAAACAACACCATGATGGTCTTTGGCGATGCAAAACAGATCGTTCAA
It encodes:
- a CDS encoding NAD(P)(+) transhydrogenase (Re/Si-specific) subunit beta codes for the protein MTSDLVHFVYLLSAVLFIFGLKKLTKVKTAATGNKIAALAMFLAIVGTLLELHLPDSAGSIPSIDYRWIIGGIVVGGVIGGIGAVRVAMTSMPEMVALFNGFGGGASALVAAAVVWDTLVEKSGSIDPINAVIICLSVLIGALTTTGSIVAFLKLQGKLKKGAPILLPGRHVINLALVVGVVGVTAWFAFSANTPETFTQSILALTAISLVLGWLLVIPIGGADMPVVVSLLNSYSGIAACAAGFVIGNNVLIIAGSMVGAAGLILTQIMCVAMNRSLVNVLVGGFGATDSAGSSEDARNYESVTSCGPEEAAMVLDTAESVIVVPGYGLAVAQAQHAVRELATALESRGTKVTYAIHPVAGRMPGHMNVLLAEADVPYEQLVEMDNINPEFKTTDAVIVIGANDVVNPAASTDKDSPIYGMPILQAHEARTVFVIKRSLSPGYAGIKNGLFELNNTMMVFGDAKQIVQGLVSELAEL